The following coding sequences are from one Lolium rigidum isolate FL_2022 chromosome 6, APGP_CSIRO_Lrig_0.1, whole genome shotgun sequence window:
- the LOC124664829 gene encoding uncharacterized protein LOC124664829: MDRQPHRKIYCCLAKLDLLRRDDPAPAVAAERWRVRIAVWCVSVALANTVAARVADAMPSAGFKIAVWVFTTVCIAVGFYFFFVRAGAGRRTQTDGRDLREVSPEHRV; this comes from the coding sequence ATGGACCGGCAACCCCATAGAAAAATCTACTGCTGCCTCGCCAAGCTCGACCTCCTGCGCCGCGACGACCCGGCGCCGGCGGTCGCGGCGGAGCGGTGGCGGGTCAGGATCGCCGTCTGGTGCGTCTCCGTCGCGCTCGCCAACACCGTCGCCGCACGCGTCGCCGACGCCATGCCCAGCGCGGGGTTCAAGATCGCCGTCTGGGTGTTCACCACCGTCTGCATAGCCGTCGGGTTCTACTTCTTCTTCGTCCGTGCGGGCGCCGGCCGACGGACGCAGACGGACGGcagggatctccgggaggtgtccCCGGAGCACAGGGTCTGA